CCAAAATTGTGGACTACCCCACCACCCCACCGCCTTCCCTTCTTCAAGATACAATACAAATCAGCAGTGTGACCAGATCGAAAGGAATAATTTATAAAATAGTAGTAAatgttatggcttttttttttttttaaccaagccaAGTTTGTTGCACTATGGTAGGTAGGTGCAAGTAAAAGTGGACCCCAAGCCCTgccacttaaaggaaaactgcactttgtttttttgttttttgttttttttttgggggggggggggggggggggggggaatttgtccatcatccacaatccttatgagacatgaacacaggtCTCTCTGTTCGGTGCATTCCAAAGTTATTAAAGATAAAAAGAAACTtcttccgcctataaagccttgtgaaaaaaacctaaaaaatgcaccaacaacgctccatttacatataatgtgacgttcATATTGACCAAGCTACAGCGCCGTTGttaataacattgttacgctgatcGAACAACATCACTAGCGTATTAATACTTTGCCAcaccggctagcaactagcttcaccataCACTCGCCCACAGAGCTTTACCGCTGCTCTCTCAATGCCACAGAGCACTATGAAACATCAagctatgtttttatttttgagtttggaaaagttaacgtgaggtgtaggcgttcatttctgttgctatgtgaaatcaatgcacccaggaaggaagttcggGTAATGCTTacaaggaccaaaatacggcaaaatactgtaggtaTTACATGTTAaagaatgtacctgttactacatggtcacagcatgtatataaaaccctgttggtgttttaatagcagtctttgtGGGCGGtttaggtgtgtcccattacgtgcagtaatgagctgtctcgttttatctgtttttatatctttagaacacacagaaaagagaaagacacgtgttcatgtcttacaggattgtggatgatgagcaaaatatttttaaaaagtgcattttccctttcaaaacacacacagggagcAGGGTTCTAGCAATAACTTAAATAGAAGTGCTTAAAATGTCAGTTCATAGAGCCctttcaaaacacacaaaaactgcAATGCAGGAATCCCATCCCAACAGAAAAATGACCAGATGTAATGGTAATACTAATATTCATCCCATGGTTGACAAATGTGCAGTTTACATATAGGTTTCCTCCCTTACAAACGTTTCTTGTTCACAGGTCAGTGTCCCCCCCACGTCTGTGATCCACGACTGCCCTCTGTTTCAAGCCTGTCTGTGCTAGGAGAACACTCCGTCTCAGTCAGCATCCCCTCTGCATCTTTAGCCATCAGTACCTCCTCTTTTTTCCTGCGCTCCAATTCCCACTCCACAAAGGTGTCAAAGAGGCTGGGCCAGGCCTCGTCCTCGCTGTAGTTGCTCAGGTCGGGCCCGATAGCTTGGGTGAAGTTGAGGAACATGTTCCACGTGTCCCTCGAGATGCCCCGGACGCCTGAAGGGTTCTCTGCCAGGAAGTCCAGCCAGTGCTCCAAGATAGGAGGCATGTCCTGAGTGAACACCAGGCGCCACAGTGCAATGGCAATGTCCCGCTGTAGCGAGCGCTGGCCCTCGTCTGCGTCCAGGCCAAACTGGAAGGTGAAGCGGTAAAGGTCCTTGAAGTTCTCCTCGCCCTGGGCATCAAGTAGCATGCAGGGGAAGCGGGAGCAGATGCCTTCAAGGCTGTCTGCCTGGATTGCCTTGCAGCCCTCAACAAACTCCTTCCTGGTGaagcagacaaaaaacactaaGTCAGAATGACATTGACAATTCACTTGAAAGTACTACTAACAATTgctgcttttccactgcacagtaCCACCTCAGGTCAGCTCTACTTGTCACGGTAAGGGCTAGTAGTTTTTTCTCtacttaaaataagtacagtaaaaACAGACACCAAAGTTcagtagggccctatgatttccgcgttaGCGGAATCGCACACGGAATCGTGGAATTGGTTTATACaaacggaatttactgttaaacacggaatccgaaataatggaaatgaaatGTCATCGTGGCGAGAAGAAATGTGTAACCCGCTGTCTCCAGAACTAAATGTCAAAACGGCGGCGAGTTGTGCTTTACCACTTTAATGTAAGCCAtcgttttacaatgcccgctaACCACGTGCAGGTTCTGGGttaaaaagacaagaggcacgtttattcttgacacattctcaacacacttgtgttgctttcaaaataagagcgccgttTGCTGCATCTTGTCTAATtgtataaacaaaataagggtgtcataaaaatatcttacttTAATAATGCGATTGGAATTACATGAGTGTTTACATCGTCCttaatcacaattaaaataaaattagacaacgatgtattgcatcaaaaaatgtaacgatttttgcatttaattaatggacattttattcaccaacccaaaaagcacacactctacgctggtaaaataagtgtagaAGGTAAAACACGGAGttctaaaaaaatgaaaacggaAAACacagaatttggggaaaaaataaaacaatttattgGGCCCTATTTCAGTTCCCACAAGATTCTGTCCTTAACAATAGAATCTAGGGATGCCTCAATCCGATCTGCAGGATTGGAATCGGCTGCCATTCcaatgtattttgaagatcagataatatcggcttctgccacgaTATCGGGCTCATCCAGCTGCCGTATCACATTTATAACTCTGAGCCACattccaacacggtaggtgcagtaattaatgcgcctcaaagctggttccCACTCGACTCACACcatccgcaagaagaagaaaacaccatgcagacatatccgcggtgtaccgtggtgaagtgaGTTTCACATTGGACGCTGGAAATTCAGCTCTGTAGCTTCAGCattagttccccctcactgtgcccggactgctgtgtcattgtgcggtgagctcgcacgcagtggtggagctacgtggtggccaatggtggctgacccttggtcactctctaGCCACCTCACTGACCAACTCGACATTTCAGgaatcaacttattgccaccccatgcgagtaatggtctcaccttggcaacAGTAATCAAACATTTCTGGTTCCGCCACATCACAtgagaagtgctgctctaaccactgCTTGTTTACACTccggaccgtcaataaattactattgcactgaagtttgttaaaaaacgtcttttattctaaatcacaccacaaattgatctataaccatgtcaaatgattagtcctacctaaaagtattttgcatgcccattttttccatttaattcTCTATTTGATTAACTTTTTTATTCGATGTAtcctttattggattagggacctgactcacagaggtttgttacaaaagccaaacaatattgttggtcatgctgtgtaattaaaatgtaaattcagcaatactttggtggCATTATTTTTTATCCTTTGGAAGAGCTATTtttataaccatattcaattccacaaattcatgtttgtaacaaaaaaatatataaaacaaaaaatcgtattggatcggcaagacgataaaaaaatcatatcggatgccaaaaaatgtagatcaggacatccctagtagaatctgtttttattggccaattccattGTCATAAGGCCCCATCAACCATCCAACAAACCACACAAAGCATAACATCTTCCCTTGGAGGAGGTAATAATATAGGAACAAACAGTAATTCAGTCTTGACCTGGGGACCAGAGGATACCAGGTTTAGAGACCAGAAAAAGTACTGTCGAGGTCTCGAGCCCCATGAAACCTACTGTGTATTTGTGAGCATTGATTTACAGCCTTTGGTTTAAAAAGTGCTGAGCTAAAAATCAGAGAGGGGGAAGTCAACCATGACTCAAACGGAAGGTTCTTCTATTCAGTATACGTACACACTGACATTGGCAGGAGTGGTGGAGAAGGGGAGGAGGGTGGGGGTCAATGCAGGATGCATTTCCTTTGTATTAGAATCGCTAGTTACAACGAGAAACATGTCAACTATTAGGATTGCacaattttgcaaaaaatgtgaatgatgATATTCTTGTCATGGCATCGGCCATCAGCAGGTAGATCCAGGCCAGAGGAGCCAACTTTCCCTAACTGAGTGGTTCtccattattttctgtcatgcatccccaggggacagaaatgttttcaccccccgcccccgatttgaaatattgAGAACGTGGTAACACCTatctgccccactatttgagaagcactgccctaACTGGTGAGCCTTGATGCGTGACGGGaagagcaaggaggaagtgtcgGCTGTCATGCCAATAACAGTGCAGCACAAGTGCTTGAGTTATGTTCGCATGTTAGTATGAATCCAgagcttaatttttttttattttttgagcagcCCTACGACCTACGTAAGAAGCTCCCATGCTCACCTTGTAAACTTGCACATGGTGGCTGCTTGAAACTTCCAGGCGAGAACAAGCACACGGAACTCTGCCGGGTCCACACACAGGTCGTTGCAGAACCTCTCCATGCCTTCCTCCAAGATGGCGTCCTCTTGCTCATCCTTgtagcagcaaaacagctcctCGATGTGCTTTATGGACAGCCCGTCTTTATCCGGGCTCTCCTCCTTACGCAGGTCTCCTATTAACGTCGAGATAACGGGGGTCTCCACGGTAACCTCGAGGGCCTTGGTGCCATTTGACAGCTCGTTGCCGggcttgctgctgctgttcGGGGCGCTGGGATCCTCCTTGTGGCCTCCGCCGCTACCCGCGCAGCTGCCTTTCTTGTGGTGAGACTTGGAGCCGCTCTCCTTGTCGCCACTCTTGCTGCCGAGCGAGGACGTCGGATTCTTGCACTTGGTGACACACTGGCCCATGTCTTCCTGCCTGGTCACCCGTCTGTCGATCCCCCTCACCTTCAGTCCCCGTCGGAACCACCTAAACGCCTCTGCTCTGGCCTGTCCAAATGTCTCAACATACCCTCAGGCCTAAGGTAGAGAATAAGGTTAAAATGTTGCTCCATACTGGTTGGATGCATTTGGACAGTGAATATAACTTTTCTTGTACGGCCACCATGGGTTTGAAGTAAGACAGATCAAGATGTGACTGAAGGGTCAACTTTCAGCTGTACTAAGAGAGCTTTTACAAACATATAgcatactatactatactatactattgaGGACTTGGACATTATTGGCACAAACCAACCTTCTGAATCCTAGAAAATAAGATCTACTACACATAAaatgacttcattcattcaagaTAAATGCTGTACTTTTGTgaaaagtttttaaatgaatattgaAAGTTCATTCAGTATCGGAATACTTTGACATAACTGTGTGATTACTCCAAAAGACAAACTTAGTTGAATAGCTAATACAACAAACTACCTGTGTCAAATCTACCTCGATCCAGGTCTTGTACTGCCACTTGTAAAAAACCTTAAAAATAAGAATCAGAGAAAACAAACACTTACATGTACATAAACATACACAAAAGTATCGAGATTAGAACAACTTCATACCAATATGAAAAGGTGATACTTTTTCtcccaaagtaaaaaaaaattctgaaaatCATGGGCCATTTGATATTTGGAGATTTATACATACGAGTCTTAGCTTTTCTTCCTATCGCTCACATACACCAGTAACTTGTAGCAATTCAGCCGCAACACAGACACCTGATCAAAGCttgggcaagttagcaaacaacacagGAGGAGTTAAGATACCGATTTTAAAAAGGAGGGGTTGTCTTACGTATATTCGGCTCAATAAGGTATACTTGGATGTGTAAAGGAAAGTATGCTGAACTAATTAAACAGGCAAGTACCATGCCAATACTCTTAACCTCGGTTTTGCGATTCATTCCAAAAGATCAGATGAAAATCGAATGTACAAAAAGCGAAGAAATtcatttacacattttacagataataattatagttttacatgcaaaaaaaacatagcaaataacccacacacacatagataAAGATGATTcaaggattccctggccagaatgtgtctatagtgtcccaactctaaaagaaccactatccattattcacagagactgagtcatgAATGCACAGATGCTCAACTAGTTTGTTCGGCACACTGTTTGGCCTTAAGATAgccgagacatatttttggctgCAGTCATTTTAATCGAAAAACAAATCCTACGAAAACCAAGGCAtacaaaaacagaggttccactgaacTATAAAAGCAACAGAGAGGTTACATTGACTTTAATGGTGTGATAATGTGTAAGAAAATATATAGCTGGTTACTTACAAACTATTCCCTCAAATGGCATTGGCCAAAGATCACAGTCCCTTTCTGCGCTTTTCCATCATTGTGACCTTGACATCTGCAATGCTGAATGAGAAGAAACAGCGTCTTGTCATCATAAGCAGAAACCCAACCTGCAGGCCTATTTTTGTTTCCGACATGCTGCGATGGACAAAGATGGTTCAACCCTCATCCGCCACGACTACTTTACAACTCAAGCAACAACAAGCACTGTTACTGTTTTGACTGCTACTGAGGTGTAAAACAGCAAGGATTTCTGCCTTATTTACTTAGCTACACAAGGAAGACCTGTATTAACTCTATAGTTAGTTTGTAAACTAACTTCGTAGCACATTTTGTTACTGATCCTGCCCCGTGTACACTTCACACTCACTTTGATTACGGAAATACTATTCAGCATTGAGGCAAAGCTATTGCACTTGTCTTTCTATGGGCATGTACAGGCAAGTCTTCATTAAGTGCGCTGGCCAGTACAGCTCCACCTAACACATTTGAAAGCCCGGataattatgcattttaattCAGAATACACATTCAAACATGAAACAAACCCTTTAATAATGTAAATGTGAACCCACAAGAGTCATTTTAACGAAGTTATCGTTAGGTTCTTGAGAAAACGACTACAGCGACGCAGTGTTTTCTACCACACACaggtaaatatttcaacactttACCATATCAAATGGCGTTGAAAGTAAAGCTGTAACCGTTGCACACATTGCGCTAATTACATACGAACTGTGTGGCCCTTCGCTAGCATGAAAGTTAGCTATAAGCTAAGCTAAGTCGTCCGATTAAAACACAGAGAGCTCTCATAAGAAACTCACCTTTTTGGACACCGCTGTAGTGTGAAACAAAAATCAGCACAGCagagaaaacaaacaatgtaATACGTTTAAAGTACGGGAAGAAATAAACTGAAGCAAACTCGTCGCGTTAACTCACATTAGCTGCCGAGCTAGCAGGCAGCTAAAAAGAATAACTTCACAATATACATCGATGGCAGCGCAGTAAAATAAATACGACGCATCGCTAAACCTAGACAGAGTCTATTAACAATTTGTCTTCGATTACTGGTCGCTCGTCGAAAAGAGTTAGGGGCAAATTACAGCAGCCTATTTCTTTGTGCTTCCCCCTTTTAGTGGAGCTTCATCACGGGCATTTTCCTGCATCACTTCCTCCCTGTTCCAAGCACTCAACAGCTGATCTGCACCTCAGTGTTGCTGACGATTACTCTTTCATTCTAGGTAACGACAACGCTCGTAAATACGAAATTGCGGccataataacaaaaactaaaaaaaaaaaaaaacaacgactGAATGACATGTTCAGTCGATGTCACATTCAAGAGTGTTTTAAGAGATTAATATTCCGCCGCGCGATGTATCCTTTTATATTACTACCAACCAATAAACTtggaatatatttatattaaaacaGACAGTTTTCTTAAAGATGCACGGAGATTCCCTAATTTAAAAAGTGTGTCTATGCTATTTGTTAAACATTTACTAGAGGGTCATTTATGGCGTCATCACAACGCGACAGTCACAACAGCCGTCCTAGCCAGCTTCACTAAACGAAGGAGCCCCAAACAAGCCACTTTGTAAAGGTAATAGTTTGGTTTGTCAGCAAACGTACGATGTAAATTAAGATAATGTGAATTACGCTcttatttgatttaattttcatCAGAAATCGCACATGTGCTGATGTAGTTTTACATTTGTGCGTGTCGGCGATGAGCAGCAACTTTCAGGATCGTATAACGTACTACATAAGAAAGAATGTTTTATTGATCGCACAATAACTGTAAAGTTTTAAAACAATCGTGATTGTAAAATTATACAAAACAGACGTTTCCCAAATGTCAGTCACGTAACAGGCACAAGTGTGATGGCAATAATGAAGGTTTTAACGACATCTAGTGGTGAAATGGCGGAAGCGGGAGACACTGCTGAAGAGACAATGCAGGTAGCTCATGTGAtgtgacatccatccattttctatgccgcttctcctgtgATGTGACATACAGACAGCAATAACATTACGTATACCTTCAGAGCCTTAAGAGCTGAAAAAGAATTATACTACAAAATTTCACATTCTTGTGTTTGTGATTCTGTCCAGATGACGGCTTCTACTCAAAGGACAGTGTTGTCGCTGTATATTCGGGTCTTTCGCATCGCTCGAACGTGGCAAGCGCACAGCGGAGTGGCAAGTGACACACTGACTGAGAGGAAATATATACTTCAGGAGGCACGCACTTTGTTCAGACAGAACCAGCATGTAAGAGCAATGGATACGTGGTCACAGCGACAAAACAAGTCGCTGTTTTGGCTAATCGTCTGCTGTGTTTGCTACTTTTGAGGTGACGGATCAACAAACCATAAAAAGCTGTATTGAGGAATGTGAAGCAAGGATAGAACTAGGTAAGAGAAGTGGCACATTTTGCCCTAAGCACACAGTATTAGATTATTTGCCTGCTTTTTGAATATAAGTCATATAGCTCGGCCTTGGCATAAAGTTGCAGATTTTTTTACAATATAGAATACGGATGGGCATAATTAATTATTTGGAATAGGATGATGACTAATCTTGTCTTGTTTGTAAAGGCTAATAAAAAAGTATAATATTCTCACATTATACCCTTTTTGCTATATAtttcccattttattttttacaatgtactgagggccaataaaaaatgtgctgtagtccgcaaatggccctcgggccacactttggataccaCTGAACTAATGTTTTAATTGTCTaacaataattatttaaaaagtattgtttaattaaatgtatctatatagaaaacactttttaattttccagagtctaaaattaattttaaaaaatttgaattaatattattttaatgtatatttGCAAACAAGTGATCATTAATTTTTATCATAAAGAAATTTGGAGAATTTTCtgccatgtaaaaaaaatatttacatatatttaattagtttttatttatatttttgaaacataattggttatttatttttctcattaggaAATTAAGTCGAATGCCCATTGTTAATACGTAattattgaaaatgtaaaaactataTTTGTATGTAACAAGCAGAGCATTATTTACTGTACGATACACTCACAGTGTTGTTTTGTCTCACAGGTCTACATTACAAGAACCCATACCCAAGGGCTGTAAGTGAAATTACAAGGTTTTTTTCGTTTGTTTTGCACCGGTGCACACAGCTCCAACGTGACTGTTTTGTCCCCTTCTTGCAGACCTACCTCCCACCAATGGGACTGGCCACTCAGAAAGGCAGGAAGCTGCGAGCACAGCAACGCCTGAGGAAGCAGGCCAAGCCAATTTACTTAAAGTCACATGATGAGACCTGATGCTGCTCCATCAATGCTGAGCGTTCAAGTTACCAAAGAAAGGAAAATCTAGAGTGGCATCACAAGATGATCTCATGGGGCTGATGTATCGCTGCCACCCACTGACCACGCTTCATTCAGGATAAAGACActtttatattataattttcTTATTGTCTGTTTAACAtgcataaacatgtttttgttgtttaaaatgttgtgcCATTCAAGATCTTTCGTATATTcgtcatttattattttgccGGACTTAAGGCGGACTTAAAGAAGTCGACCTGCAGAATAGGTATATGTCATTACTAGAAAATAAAAGGAAGAATAGGGAAATTCATCTAAATAGACTTATTTgtggagaaaagaaaaaaaaatactcaaggagagtaaagtcagaattatgggaatacagtTGAAGTATTACCAGAATAatgatgtagtttttaaaaagtaatagtttcgtgagaataaagtcattcatccatccattttctacgccgcttatcctcactaatcgggcgagaggcggggcacatatagacaaaccatcattcacactcacattcatacctatggacaatttagagtctccaattaacctaacatgcatgtttttggaatgtgggaggaaaccgaggAGAAcagaaactccacacagagatgcccgagtggagattcgaacccaggttttcccgatctcctcACTGTGTGGCCAGCTGTGCTAACCACTTATCCACCATGCGGCCGTAAAGTCATTCAATTACGATTGAAATCTTTATTAGATTTCAGTTGTGATTCCGCGACAATACAGTCATGATATATGAGCATAAATGTTTACCGAAGTTGCTGAGGTTCTTGTgaagttacaatgttacttCCATTTTTTAAGCATTGCAAAtgtattcttgtagtattagAACTTTTGTTTTGTGAGGTAAGGACTATATCTGCATAACATTATACGAATCATTTATtggaatttaacatttttctaaaaaaaaaaaaagaaaaatgtcatcttcACACCTTTGTTCTTTAACACCACGTCAGTATGTGTTTTTAGGGTTTGCATTGTGTTtacaatattataattatttaaaaacatttacacacTGCAGTTTTTTGTCAAGAAAAACTTGCATGACATGCACTGGACCTCGGTTTCAGTTATTACAAATCGAAGCAGAATAAAGTATTATAGAATGTGATTTGATGTGGCTTATGTCTCATTTACCACAATATCTGTTCCAGCAATGTAAAGGATTTATAAACTAGTGCACTAACGAcggtaattaatttatttcattaattattttttagtgtaattaacgcattcAGCCatggctctctgttatgacgccAGACGGCGGtgcagtgtagctccccacagagtcgttataactttattctgacctgaacacatcaacagctgtacaattccaacaccatgtacccctgtatgtatctccaacaaacacgtctctagtccattcatcgttgcaacgacacttcctctagaccaggggtgggcaaactttttgagggtaggttaagttgtgtgacaCAATGTTTTTACTTGTGTTTGCTTGGCACcgtgggtgaggtagttgtctggatcgctgcatgtgaaaaaagctacttaaaccatcaaaaggttgtctcagatgaACTCTGACTActagcaagtcatgttgccagcttgcatgttaaaggtttaattaCTTTCGAAGCAACTCGCGGGCTGGATTCAAATGCTTGCATG
This sequence is a window from Dunckerocampus dactyliophorus isolate RoL2022-P2 chromosome 2, RoL_Ddac_1.1, whole genome shotgun sequence. Protein-coding genes within it:
- the dcun1d3 gene encoding DCN1-like protein 3 translates to MGQCVTKCKNPTSSLGSKSGDKESGSKSHHKKGSCAGSGGGHKEDPSAPNSSSKPGNELSNGTKALEVTVETPVISTLIGDLRKEESPDKDGLSIKHIEELFCCYKDEQEDAILEEGMERFCNDLCVDPAEFRVLVLAWKFQAATMCKFTRKEFVEGCKAIQADSLEGICSRFPCMLLDAQGEENFKDLYRFTFQFGLDADEGQRSLQRDIAIALWRLVFTQDMPPILEHWLDFLAENPSGVRGISRDTWNMFLNFTQAIGPDLSNYSEDEAWPSLFDTFVEWELERRKKEEVLMAKDAEGMLTETECSPSTDRLETEGSRGSQTWGGH
- the lyrm1 gene encoding LYR motif containing protein 1 isoform X1 → MAIMKVLTTSSGEMAEAGDTAEETMQMTASTQRTVLSLYIRVFRIARTWQAHSGVASDTLTERKYILQEARTLFRQNQHVTDQQTIKSCIEECEARIELGLHYKNPYPRATYLPPMGLATQKGRKLRAQQRLRKQAKPIYLKSHDET
- the lyrm1 gene encoding LYR motif containing protein 1 isoform X2, producing the protein MTASTQRTVLSLYIRVFRIARTWQAHSGVASDTLTERKYILQEARTLFRQNQHVTDQQTIKSCIEECEARIELGLHYKNPYPRATYLPPMGLATQKGRKLRAQQRLRKQAKPIYLKSHDET